The Pusillibacter faecalis genome has a window encoding:
- a CDS encoding DeoR/GlpR family DNA-binding transcription regulator — protein MPPSPQSLLAPERRAKILELVRHDKSVLVKDLCVQFGVTSETIRKDLTLLEQEGHLIKTYGGAYIQDGVKNEIDVSIRKMLLPEIKDAIGQRCASLVEEGDTVFLDESTTCLAVARHLLHRDITVVTNSLDIAQVFSDSGQGKLLLSGGELDRKNRCFVGGSAEDFLSRYYMDKSFVSCRGADRAAGITDGSAVNGRIRSMMLQRAKQRFLVLDHTKLNKANFFRICDFDAIHTVVADAFPDTGWWEFFRQRGIQVLESGTQGG, from the coding sequence ATGCCGCCGAGTCCCCAGAGTCTCCTTGCCCCCGAGCGGCGCGCCAAAATTTTGGAGCTAGTGCGCCATGACAAGAGCGTGCTGGTCAAGGATTTATGTGTTCAGTTCGGCGTCACAAGTGAGACGATCCGCAAGGACCTGACTCTTTTGGAGCAGGAGGGGCATCTGATCAAAACCTATGGTGGGGCCTATATCCAGGACGGCGTGAAAAACGAGATCGATGTCAGCATCCGGAAAATGCTGCTGCCAGAGATCAAAGACGCCATCGGGCAGCGCTGCGCCTCTTTGGTGGAGGAGGGGGACACCGTCTTTCTGGATGAAAGCACTACCTGCCTCGCCGTAGCCCGCCATCTGCTGCATAGGGACATCACAGTGGTCACCAACTCCCTGGATATCGCCCAAGTCTTTTCCGACAGCGGCCAGGGAAAGCTGCTGCTCTCCGGCGGGGAGTTGGATCGGAAAAACCGCTGTTTTGTAGGCGGCAGCGCCGAGGATTTCCTCTCCCGGTACTATATGGACAAGAGCTTCGTCTCCTGCCGGGGCGCGGACCGCGCCGCAGGCATCACAGACGGCAGCGCCGTCAATGGGCGTATCCGCTCCATGATGCTCCAGCGGGCCAAACAGCGTTTTTTGGTATTGGACCACACCAAGCTCAATAAAGCCAACTTTTTCCGAATTTGTGATTTTGATGCGATCCACACTGTTGTCGCGGATGCTTTTCCAGATACCGGCTGGTGGGAATTTTTTCGTCAGAGAGGGATTCAGGTCCTGGAATCCGGGACGCAAGGAGGTTAA
- a CDS encoding cupin domain-containing protein yields MSYTAAQLIELLHLLPHPEGGWYAFRESSGQVLPALLGFPGHRESCSYIYYLLQRGEISRWHQLKATEVWTWHQGGSLEMTLGGTGTLPVPESTLTLGPRLEAGEQFQRMTPANCWQTTRVVDGDFVLVSCVVSPAFQGEDCLLPLEPLDNEIYE; encoded by the coding sequence ATGTCATATACCGCTGCACAGCTCATTGAGCTTTTGCACCTGCTCCCTCATCCAGAGGGCGGCTGGTACGCTTTCCGGGAATCCAGCGGCCAGGTGTTGCCTGCTCTGCTGGGTTTTCCCGGTCATCGGGAGAGCTGCAGCTACATCTATTACCTGCTCCAGCGAGGCGAAATCTCCCGCTGGCATCAGCTCAAGGCCACCGAGGTTTGGACCTGGCACCAGGGCGGTAGCCTGGAGATGACCCTGGGCGGCACGGGGACCCTCCCGGTACCAGAGAGCACACTGACCCTGGGGCCCCGCCTGGAGGCGGGAGAGCAGTTCCAGCGGATGACGCCTGCAAACTGCTGGCAGACCACCCGCGTGGTGGACGGGGACTTCGTTTTGGTATCCTGCGTAGTCTCACCGGCTTTCCAGGGCGAGGACTGCCTGCTTCCCTTGGAGCCTTTAGACAATGAGATTTATGAATAA
- a CDS encoding SDR family oxidoreductase — protein sequence MDLSLFSLEGKTALVTGVSRGLGQAMAIALARAGADIVGVGLRGMGDTQALVEAEGRRTYEICADLSQRNAAERVAKEALAAFGKVDILVNNAGIIKLSPAENHTMEDFDAVMEVNLRSLFLLTREIARQMISLGHGKIINTCSVQSMKGGSGDAAYVASKHAVHGLTRAWANEWGRYNIQVNGIAPGYMVTDNTAKLRQNREAVAAITAQIPLGRWGKPEDLMGPVVFLASNASNFVNGHLLVADGGYLNA from the coding sequence ATGGACCTCTCACTCTTCTCCCTGGAGGGAAAAACGGCGCTGGTCACAGGCGTAAGCCGGGGGCTTGGACAGGCCATGGCCATTGCCCTGGCAAGGGCTGGGGCCGACATTGTGGGCGTTGGGCTGCGCGGTATGGGCGACACCCAAGCCTTGGTGGAAGCCGAGGGCCGCCGCACCTATGAAATCTGCGCGGACCTTTCTCAGCGAAACGCGGCAGAGCGTGTTGCAAAGGAGGCTCTCGCCGCCTTCGGCAAGGTGGATATCCTGGTCAACAACGCCGGCATCATCAAGCTCTCCCCGGCAGAGAACCACACGATGGAGGACTTTGATGCCGTGATGGAGGTGAACCTTCGCTCCCTGTTCCTTCTCACTCGGGAGATTGCCCGTCAGATGATTTCTCTGGGGCATGGTAAGATCATCAACACCTGCTCCGTCCAGTCCATGAAAGGCGGCAGCGGCGATGCGGCGTATGTCGCCAGCAAGCACGCCGTTCACGGCCTGACCCGGGCCTGGGCCAACGAGTGGGGCCGGTACAACATCCAGGTCAACGGCATCGCCCCAGGCTACATGGTGACAGATAACACCGCCAAGCTCCGGCAGAACCGCGAGGCGGTGGCCGCCATCACCGCCCAGATTCCCCTAGGCCGCTGGGGAAAGCCGGAGGATCTGATGGGGCCGGTGGTCTTTCTGGCCTCCAACGCCTCAAACTTTGTAAACGGCCACCTGCTGGTGGCGGACGGCGGATACCTCAACGCATAA
- the mtnA gene encoding S-methyl-5-thioribose-1-phosphate isomerase — translation MSEELKQVTHIDNVRLGEDEKSVVIIDQTQLPNRTVYLTLRTPEEMYDAIKLLQVRGAPAIGICAGYSIYALARQWEIGSYTEFAQKFHEQKEYLNSSRPTAVNLSWALNRMEGLVTANAGKPVSEILDLLGKECRAIHEEDIAMCRAISEYGLSLIKEGDGVLTHCNAGPLATSRYGTALGPLFLGKERGMNFHVFSDETRPLLQGARLTSYELQKAGIDVTLICDNMASIVMKNGWVQACFVGCDRVAANGDAANKIGTSGVAILAKHYGIPFYVLGPTSTIDLNCPDGDHIPIELRDPAEIREKWYAEPMALPEVKCYNPAFDVTDHTLISGIVTEKGICRAPYTESLAALFKK, via the coding sequence ATGTCAGAAGAGCTTAAGCAAGTAACCCACATCGACAACGTGCGGCTGGGAGAGGACGAAAAAAGTGTGGTCATCATCGATCAAACTCAGCTCCCCAACCGGACCGTCTACCTGACCCTCCGCACCCCGGAGGAGATGTATGACGCTATCAAGCTTCTACAGGTCCGGGGCGCCCCCGCCATTGGTATCTGTGCAGGCTACAGCATTTATGCCCTGGCCCGCCAGTGGGAGATCGGCAGCTACACCGAATTTGCCCAGAAATTCCACGAGCAAAAGGAGTACCTCAACTCTTCCCGCCCCACCGCCGTCAACCTCAGTTGGGCGCTGAACCGGATGGAGGGCCTGGTGACTGCCAACGCGGGCAAGCCTGTGAGTGAAATTCTGGATCTGCTCGGCAAGGAGTGCCGCGCCATCCATGAAGAGGACATCGCCATGTGCCGGGCTATCTCCGAATACGGCCTGAGCCTCATCAAGGAGGGCGACGGTGTTCTGACCCACTGCAACGCCGGGCCTCTGGCTACCTCCCGCTACGGCACTGCTCTAGGCCCCTTGTTCCTGGGCAAAGAGCGGGGCATGAACTTCCACGTGTTCTCTGATGAGACCCGCCCTCTGCTGCAGGGCGCCCGCCTGACCTCTTATGAGCTGCAAAAGGCTGGGATTGATGTGACGCTGATCTGCGACAATATGGCCTCCATTGTCATGAAGAACGGCTGGGTACAGGCCTGCTTCGTAGGCTGCGACCGGGTGGCCGCCAACGGTGATGCCGCCAACAAAATCGGTACCAGCGGCGTGGCGATTCTAGCCAAGCACTACGGGATTCCCTTCTATGTTCTGGGCCCCACCTCCACCATTGACCTGAACTGCCCTGACGGAGACCACATCCCCATTGAACTGCGGGATCCCGCGGAAATCCGGGAGAAGTGGTACGCCGAGCCCATGGCTCTGCCGGAGGTCAAGTGCTATAACCCAGCCTTTGATGTTACCGACCACACCCTGATCTCCGGCATTGTCACGGAGAAAGGGATCTGCCGCGCCCCCTATACGGAGAGTCTGGCCGCGCTGTTCAAGAAGTGA
- a CDS encoding BMP family lipoprotein: protein MKVSKKLAALFLSLAMVLSLAACGSGTDTTEDDTTGDDATATETGLKICIITTSGIDDGSFNQNCYEGIQAFLADHADCTVTDIKEGDYNKLVPTVEEMAGDYDVFVLPGFNFSNVGDVAAANPDTYFIVVDSTITDSEGNPMSLDNVYTMTFSEQESGFFAGVAAAMETKTGKVAVVNGMAYPSNVNYQYGFMSGVNYANKHYGTTAQCVELPSYAGVDLAGTNVGGNYIGDFADEATGKVVGDALVAEGCDVLFVAAGNAGNGTFTAAKEADGVWLIGCDIDQYDDGAKGSENIMLTSTLKKMDTHVQKQLTAIYDGTFVGEDAFLSVSTDGVGYVSEDGRQQLSEETLEKLAECYELVKDGTIVPAADATVNDYTPDNFPGL, encoded by the coding sequence ATGAAAGTAAGCAAGAAACTCGCAGCACTGTTCCTGTCCCTTGCAATGGTTCTGTCTCTGGCTGCCTGTGGCAGCGGTACAGACACCACAGAGGATGACACCACCGGAGATGACGCCACCGCCACGGAAACCGGCCTGAAGATCTGTATCATCACCACCTCCGGCATTGACGATGGTTCCTTCAACCAGAACTGCTATGAGGGTATCCAGGCCTTCCTGGCAGATCATGCAGACTGCACAGTGACCGACATCAAGGAAGGAGACTACAACAAGCTGGTTCCCACCGTGGAGGAGATGGCAGGCGATTATGACGTCTTTGTCCTGCCCGGCTTCAACTTCTCCAACGTGGGCGACGTGGCTGCCGCCAACCCTGACACGTATTTCATCGTGGTGGACTCCACCATCACCGACAGCGAGGGCAACCCCATGAGCCTGGACAATGTGTACACCATGACCTTCTCCGAGCAGGAGAGCGGCTTCTTCGCCGGCGTTGCCGCCGCGATGGAGACCAAGACCGGTAAGGTGGCTGTGGTTAACGGCATGGCTTATCCCTCTAATGTCAACTATCAGTATGGCTTCATGTCCGGCGTGAACTACGCCAACAAGCACTACGGCACCACCGCGCAGTGTGTGGAACTGCCCTCCTACGCCGGTGTGGACCTGGCTGGCACCAACGTGGGCGGTAACTACATCGGCGACTTCGCGGATGAGGCCACCGGCAAGGTTGTGGGTGACGCTCTGGTAGCCGAGGGCTGCGATGTGCTGTTCGTGGCTGCGGGCAACGCTGGCAACGGCACCTTTACCGCCGCGAAGGAGGCTGACGGTGTTTGGCTGATCGGCTGTGATATCGACCAGTATGACGACGGCGCCAAGGGCAGCGAGAATATTATGCTCACCTCCACCCTGAAGAAGATGGACACCCATGTGCAAAAGCAGCTGACCGCCATCTATGACGGTACCTTCGTAGGCGAGGACGCCTTCCTGAGCGTCTCCACCGATGGTGTTGGCTATGTCTCGGAAGATGGCCGCCAGCAGCTCTCCGAGGAAACTCTGGAAAAGCTGGCTGAGTGCTATGAGCTGGTAAAGGACGGCACCATCGTCCCTGCCGCTGACGCCACTGTGAACGACTATACCCCCGATAATTTCCCCGGCCTGTAA